One Malus domestica chromosome 11, GDT2T_hap1 genomic region harbors:
- the LOC103447184 gene encoding uncharacterized protein isoform X2, which yields MSSSTEDTTSSSESEAADSAKANSTLEFIEKLSDVPMGRLPPNIEFQRTRVECKADAPIHTDTFQYNGAYASMGVDNNLLDSFCDNFKVEVINLTEDEMEFDMIGIDPALANAFRRILIAEVPTMAIEKVLIADNTTVIQDEVLAHRLGLIPIKVDPRSFEFTGNNTPDEKNTIVFKLHVQCKRGGQRISVKSKELIWLPNGSEFPLESQDTKSESSSKQKTYTSFTCSQDSLPEFSDNPIAPTSGDITIARLGPGQVIELEAHAVKGIGKTHAKWSPVAPVWYRMLPEVIISQDIEDEMAEKLVATCPVKVFDIEDIGNGKKRATVARPRACTLCRECIREGKGWENSISLQRKKDHFIFKIESTGVLPPEVLFTEAVKILEDKCDRVISDLS from the exons ATGTCGTCCAGTACCGAAGATACGACGTCGAGTTCAGAGTCCGAAGCAGCAGACTCTGCGAAGGCGAACTCCACGCTGGAGTTCATAGAGAAGCTCTCAGATGTGCCAATGGGGCGGCTGCCCCCTAACATCGAATTCCAGAGGACACGTGTCGAGTGCAAGGCTGATGCTCCCATTCAT ACTGATACTTTTCAGTATAATGGTGCTTATGCATCAATGGGGGTTGATAATAACTTATTGGATAGCTTCTGTGACAACTTTAAAGTTGAAGTTATTAATCTTACGGAGGATGAGATGGAGTTTGATATGATCGGCATTGATCCTGCACTTGCCAATGCATTCCGGAGAATCCTCATAGCTGAG GTTCCCACAATGGCTATTGAAAAAGTTCTTATTGCTGACAATACAACAGTAATCCAAGATGAAGTACTTGCCCACAGGTTGGGTCTCATTCCGATCAAGGTTGACCCCAGATCATTTGAATTTACAG GAAATAATACACCAGATGAGAAGAACACCATTGTTTTTAAGCTCCATGTACAATGTAAACGAGGGGGGCAGCGTATTTCAG TAAAGTCAAAAGAATTGATTTGGTTGCCAAATGGGAGTGAGTTTCCATTGGAATCACAAGATACCAAGTCAGAGTCGtcatcaaaacaaaaaacatatacATCATTTACTTGCAGTCAGGATTCCTTGCCAGAATTTTCCGACAATCCAATAGCCCCCACGAGTGGAGATATTACAATTGCTAGACTAGGCCCTGGTCAG GTAATTGAACTGGAAGCACATGCTGTTAAGGGCATTGGTAAAACACATGCAAAATGGTCTCCAGTTGCCCCCGTTTGGTATCGGATGCTTCCTGAG GTTATAATATCGCAAGATATTGAAGATGAGATGGCCGAGAAACTTGTGGCAACTTGCCCAGTTAAAGTATTCGATATTGAAGATATTGGCAACG GCAAGAAAAGGGCAACTGTAGCCAGGCCACGAGCTTGCACACTGTGCAGGGAGTGCATCAGAGAAGGGAAGGGTTGGGAGAATTCTATCTCTCTGCAGCGTAAGAAGGATcatttcattt TTAAAATTGAATCGACTGGGGTATTGCCTCCCGAAGTCTTATTTACTGAAGCTGTGAAGATTCTGGAAGACAAGTGTGATCGTGTTATTTCTGATCTTTCTTGA
- the LOC103447182 gene encoding pre-rRNA-processing protein TSR2-like, protein MLSLNTMTEDGSIEEVAEKLMIMYEECLDCNFNSIESLREANQRKVALPHVREVANDDDDDEDNDDRDHSMGNDDSSNMIVDIPEAHSNLNPVHAYQAMSQSPRRRPKQKMDGR, encoded by the exons ATGCTTTCTCTCAACACTATGACAGAGGATGGCAGCATTGAGGAG GTAGCTGAAAAGCTAATGATTATGTATGAAGAATGTTTAGATTGTAATTTCAATTCGATTGAAAGCCTAAGGGAAGCCAATCAACGAAAAGTTGCTCTTCCGCATGTTAGAGAG GTTGCAAATGATGACGATGACGATGAAGATAATGATGATAGAGATCATAGCATGGGAAATGATGATTCCTCGAACATGATAGTAGACATACCAGAGGCTCATTCAAACTTAAATCCCGTACACGCGTATCAGGCAATGAGCCAAAGCCCAAGACGGCGGCCGAAGCAGAAGATGGATGGGAGGTAG
- the LOC103447184 gene encoding uncharacterized protein isoform X5 gives MSSSTEDTTSSSESEAADSAKANSTLEFIEKLSDVPMGRLPPNIEFQRTRVECKADAPIHVPTMAIEKVLIADNTTVIQDEVLAHRLGLIPIKVDPRSFEFTGNNTPDEKNTIVFKLHVQCKRGGQRISVKSKELIWLPNGSEFPLESQDTKSESSSKQKTYTSFTCSQDSLPEFSDNPIAPTSGDITIARLGPGQVIELEAHAVKGIGKTHAKWSPVAPVWYRMLPEVIISQDIEDEMAEKLVATCPVKVFDIEDIGNGKKRATVARPRACTLCRECIREGKGWENSISLQRKKDHFIFKIESTGVLPPEVLFTEAVKILEDKCDRVISDLS, from the exons ATGTCGTCCAGTACCGAAGATACGACGTCGAGTTCAGAGTCCGAAGCAGCAGACTCTGCGAAGGCGAACTCCACGCTGGAGTTCATAGAGAAGCTCTCAGATGTGCCAATGGGGCGGCTGCCCCCTAACATCGAATTCCAGAGGACACGTGTCGAGTGCAAGGCTGATGCTCCCATTCAT GTTCCCACAATGGCTATTGAAAAAGTTCTTATTGCTGACAATACAACAGTAATCCAAGATGAAGTACTTGCCCACAGGTTGGGTCTCATTCCGATCAAGGTTGACCCCAGATCATTTGAATTTACAG GAAATAATACACCAGATGAGAAGAACACCATTGTTTTTAAGCTCCATGTACAATGTAAACGAGGGGGGCAGCGTATTTCAG TAAAGTCAAAAGAATTGATTTGGTTGCCAAATGGGAGTGAGTTTCCATTGGAATCACAAGATACCAAGTCAGAGTCGtcatcaaaacaaaaaacatatacATCATTTACTTGCAGTCAGGATTCCTTGCCAGAATTTTCCGACAATCCAATAGCCCCCACGAGTGGAGATATTACAATTGCTAGACTAGGCCCTGGTCAG GTAATTGAACTGGAAGCACATGCTGTTAAGGGCATTGGTAAAACACATGCAAAATGGTCTCCAGTTGCCCCCGTTTGGTATCGGATGCTTCCTGAG GTTATAATATCGCAAGATATTGAAGATGAGATGGCCGAGAAACTTGTGGCAACTTGCCCAGTTAAAGTATTCGATATTGAAGATATTGGCAACG GCAAGAAAAGGGCAACTGTAGCCAGGCCACGAGCTTGCACACTGTGCAGGGAGTGCATCAGAGAAGGGAAGGGTTGGGAGAATTCTATCTCTCTGCAGCGTAAGAAGGATcatttcattt TTAAAATTGAATCGACTGGGGTATTGCCTCCCGAAGTCTTATTTACTGAAGCTGTGAAGATTCTGGAAGACAAGTGTGATCGTGTTATTTCTGATCTTTCTTGA
- the LOC103412734 gene encoding serine/threonine-protein kinase 54-like isoform X2 — protein MEEWEIDLGKLDIRHVIVHGTNGTVYRGAYDGQDVAVKILAWGEDGIATAAETAALRASFQQEVAVWHKLDHPNIPKLVGASMGTSNLKIPVKNTSNDSHNSPPSRACCVVEFVPGGAETLKNFLIRNRRGKLAFKVVIQLALDLSKGLSYLHSKKILHRDVKTENMLVDAHTTLKFVDFGVTRIETRKSRDMTWETSTPGYMAPEVLDGKPYNRKCDVYSFGICLWEIYCCDMPYPNPSSTHVSSAAVRQKSQGVVRAHWLASCTNVGMQTRINALK, from the exons ATGGAAGAGTGGGAGATTGATTTGGGTAAGTTGGATATAAGACATGTTATTGTTCATGGAACCAATGGCACTGTGTACCGCGGTGCATATGACGGCCAAGATGTTGCAG TGAAGATATTGGCTTGGGGTGAGGACGGTATTGCCACAGCAGCTGAAACTGCTGCTCTTCGGGCGTCATTTCAGCAAGAGGTTGCTGTTTGGCATAAGCTTGACCACCCAAATATCCcaaag TTGGTCGGAGCTTCAATGGGAACTTCCAACCTTAAAATCCCTGTTAAAAACACATCAAATGATAGCCATAATTCTCCTCCTTCAAGAGCTTGTTGTGTTGTTGAGTTTGTTCCTGGTGGTGCTGAGACGCTAAAGAATTTTTTGATCAGGAATAGAAGAGGCAAACTTGCCTTTAAGGTTGTGATTCAACTTGCTTTGGATCTCTCCAAAGG TTTGAGCTATCTTCACTCAAAGAAAATTTTACACCGTGACGTCAAAACAGAAAATATGTTGGTTGATGCTCATACAACATTGAAATTTGTTGATTTTGGCGTTACTCGAATAGAAACTCGGAAATCAAGGGACATGACTTGGGAGACTAGTACCCCTGGATACATGGCCCCAGAG GTCCTTGATGGCAAGCCATACAACAGGAAATGCGATGTCTATAGTTTTGGTATTTGCTTATGGGAAATCTATTGCTGTGACATGCCTTATCCTAATCCAAGTTCTACTCATGTCTCATCTGCAGCAGTGCGACAG AAATCCCAAGGTGTTGTCCGAGCACATTGGCTAGCGTCATGCACAAATGTTGGGATGCAAACCCGGATAAACGCCCTGAAATGA
- the LOC103447184 gene encoding uncharacterized protein isoform X4, whose product MSSSTEDTTSSSESEAADSAKANSTLEFIEKLSDVPMGRLPPNIEFQRTRVECKADAPIHVPTMAIEKVLIADNTTVIQDEVLAHRLGLIPIKVDPRSFEFTGNNTPDEKNTIVFKLHVQCKRGGQRISVKSKELIWLPNGSEFPLESQDTKSESSSKQKTYTSFTCSQDSLPEFSDNPIAPTSGDITIARLGPGQVIELEAHAVKGIGKTHAKWSPVAPVWYRMLPEVIISQDIEDEMAEKLVATCPVKVFDIEDIGNAGKKRATVARPRACTLCRECIREGKGWENSISLQRKKDHFIFKIESTGVLPPEVLFTEAVKILEDKCDRVISDLS is encoded by the exons ATGTCGTCCAGTACCGAAGATACGACGTCGAGTTCAGAGTCCGAAGCAGCAGACTCTGCGAAGGCGAACTCCACGCTGGAGTTCATAGAGAAGCTCTCAGATGTGCCAATGGGGCGGCTGCCCCCTAACATCGAATTCCAGAGGACACGTGTCGAGTGCAAGGCTGATGCTCCCATTCAT GTTCCCACAATGGCTATTGAAAAAGTTCTTATTGCTGACAATACAACAGTAATCCAAGATGAAGTACTTGCCCACAGGTTGGGTCTCATTCCGATCAAGGTTGACCCCAGATCATTTGAATTTACAG GAAATAATACACCAGATGAGAAGAACACCATTGTTTTTAAGCTCCATGTACAATGTAAACGAGGGGGGCAGCGTATTTCAG TAAAGTCAAAAGAATTGATTTGGTTGCCAAATGGGAGTGAGTTTCCATTGGAATCACAAGATACCAAGTCAGAGTCGtcatcaaaacaaaaaacatatacATCATTTACTTGCAGTCAGGATTCCTTGCCAGAATTTTCCGACAATCCAATAGCCCCCACGAGTGGAGATATTACAATTGCTAGACTAGGCCCTGGTCAG GTAATTGAACTGGAAGCACATGCTGTTAAGGGCATTGGTAAAACACATGCAAAATGGTCTCCAGTTGCCCCCGTTTGGTATCGGATGCTTCCTGAG GTTATAATATCGCAAGATATTGAAGATGAGATGGCCGAGAAACTTGTGGCAACTTGCCCAGTTAAAGTATTCGATATTGAAGATATTGGCAACG CAGGCAAGAAAAGGGCAACTGTAGCCAGGCCACGAGCTTGCACACTGTGCAGGGAGTGCATCAGAGAAGGGAAGGGTTGGGAGAATTCTATCTCTCTGCAGCGTAAGAAGGATcatttcattt TTAAAATTGAATCGACTGGGGTATTGCCTCCCGAAGTCTTATTTACTGAAGCTGTGAAGATTCTGGAAGACAAGTGTGATCGTGTTATTTCTGATCTTTCTTGA
- the LOC103447184 gene encoding uncharacterized protein isoform X1 — protein sequence MSSSTEDTTSSSESEAADSAKANSTLEFIEKLSDVPMGRLPPNIEFQRTRVECKADAPIHTDTFQYNGAYASMGVDNNLLDSFCDNFKVEVINLTEDEMEFDMIGIDPALANAFRRILIAEVPTMAIEKVLIADNTTVIQDEVLAHRLGLIPIKVDPRSFEFTGNNTPDEKNTIVFKLHVQCKRGGQRISVKSKELIWLPNGSEFPLESQDTKSESSSKQKTYTSFTCSQDSLPEFSDNPIAPTSGDITIARLGPGQVIELEAHAVKGIGKTHAKWSPVAPVWYRMLPEVIISQDIEDEMAEKLVATCPVKVFDIEDIGNAGKKRATVARPRACTLCRECIREGKGWENSISLQRKKDHFIFKIESTGVLPPEVLFTEAVKILEDKCDRVISDLS from the exons ATGTCGTCCAGTACCGAAGATACGACGTCGAGTTCAGAGTCCGAAGCAGCAGACTCTGCGAAGGCGAACTCCACGCTGGAGTTCATAGAGAAGCTCTCAGATGTGCCAATGGGGCGGCTGCCCCCTAACATCGAATTCCAGAGGACACGTGTCGAGTGCAAGGCTGATGCTCCCATTCAT ACTGATACTTTTCAGTATAATGGTGCTTATGCATCAATGGGGGTTGATAATAACTTATTGGATAGCTTCTGTGACAACTTTAAAGTTGAAGTTATTAATCTTACGGAGGATGAGATGGAGTTTGATATGATCGGCATTGATCCTGCACTTGCCAATGCATTCCGGAGAATCCTCATAGCTGAG GTTCCCACAATGGCTATTGAAAAAGTTCTTATTGCTGACAATACAACAGTAATCCAAGATGAAGTACTTGCCCACAGGTTGGGTCTCATTCCGATCAAGGTTGACCCCAGATCATTTGAATTTACAG GAAATAATACACCAGATGAGAAGAACACCATTGTTTTTAAGCTCCATGTACAATGTAAACGAGGGGGGCAGCGTATTTCAG TAAAGTCAAAAGAATTGATTTGGTTGCCAAATGGGAGTGAGTTTCCATTGGAATCACAAGATACCAAGTCAGAGTCGtcatcaaaacaaaaaacatatacATCATTTACTTGCAGTCAGGATTCCTTGCCAGAATTTTCCGACAATCCAATAGCCCCCACGAGTGGAGATATTACAATTGCTAGACTAGGCCCTGGTCAG GTAATTGAACTGGAAGCACATGCTGTTAAGGGCATTGGTAAAACACATGCAAAATGGTCTCCAGTTGCCCCCGTTTGGTATCGGATGCTTCCTGAG GTTATAATATCGCAAGATATTGAAGATGAGATGGCCGAGAAACTTGTGGCAACTTGCCCAGTTAAAGTATTCGATATTGAAGATATTGGCAACG CAGGCAAGAAAAGGGCAACTGTAGCCAGGCCACGAGCTTGCACACTGTGCAGGGAGTGCATCAGAGAAGGGAAGGGTTGGGAGAATTCTATCTCTCTGCAGCGTAAGAAGGATcatttcattt TTAAAATTGAATCGACTGGGGTATTGCCTCCCGAAGTCTTATTTACTGAAGCTGTGAAGATTCTGGAAGACAAGTGTGATCGTGTTATTTCTGATCTTTCTTGA
- the LOC103412734 gene encoding serine/threonine-protein kinase 54-like isoform X1: MEEWEIDLGKLDIRHVIVHGTNGTVYRGAYDGQDVAVKILAWGEDGIATAAETAALRASFQQEVAVWHKLDHPNIPKLVGASMGTSNLKIPVKNTSNDSHNSPPSRACCVVEFVPGGAETLKNFLIRNRRGKLAFKVVIQLALDLSKGLSYLHSKKILHRDVKTENMLVDAHTTLKFVDFGVTRIETRKSRDMTWETSTPGYMAPEVLDGKPYNRKCDVYSFGICLWEIYCCDMPYPNPSSTHVSSAAVRQNLQPEIPRCCPSTLASVMHKCWDANPDKRPEMKEVVKLLYAIDTSKGGSMIPEDQSTGCFCFSTPRGP; the protein is encoded by the exons ATGGAAGAGTGGGAGATTGATTTGGGTAAGTTGGATATAAGACATGTTATTGTTCATGGAACCAATGGCACTGTGTACCGCGGTGCATATGACGGCCAAGATGTTGCAG TGAAGATATTGGCTTGGGGTGAGGACGGTATTGCCACAGCAGCTGAAACTGCTGCTCTTCGGGCGTCATTTCAGCAAGAGGTTGCTGTTTGGCATAAGCTTGACCACCCAAATATCCcaaag TTGGTCGGAGCTTCAATGGGAACTTCCAACCTTAAAATCCCTGTTAAAAACACATCAAATGATAGCCATAATTCTCCTCCTTCAAGAGCTTGTTGTGTTGTTGAGTTTGTTCCTGGTGGTGCTGAGACGCTAAAGAATTTTTTGATCAGGAATAGAAGAGGCAAACTTGCCTTTAAGGTTGTGATTCAACTTGCTTTGGATCTCTCCAAAGG TTTGAGCTATCTTCACTCAAAGAAAATTTTACACCGTGACGTCAAAACAGAAAATATGTTGGTTGATGCTCATACAACATTGAAATTTGTTGATTTTGGCGTTACTCGAATAGAAACTCGGAAATCAAGGGACATGACTTGGGAGACTAGTACCCCTGGATACATGGCCCCAGAG GTCCTTGATGGCAAGCCATACAACAGGAAATGCGATGTCTATAGTTTTGGTATTTGCTTATGGGAAATCTATTGCTGTGACATGCCTTATCCTAATCCAAGTTCTACTCATGTCTCATCTGCAGCAGTGCGACAG AATTTACAACCAGAAATCCCAAGGTGTTGTCCGAGCACATTGGCTAGCGTCATGCACAAATGTTGGGATGCAAACCCGGATAAACGCCCTGAAATGAAAGAGGTAGTGAAGCTGTTGTATGCAATAGATACGAGCAAGGGAGGCAGCATGATACCTGAAGACCAGTCTACCGGCTGTTTCTGTTTCAGCACACCTCGTGGTCCATGA